ACCGTGAAATTCGGAAGGAGTTAGGTGAACATGACCGTGAAATTCGGAAGGAGTTAGGTGAACATGACCGTGAAATTCGGAAGGAGTTAGGTGAAATGCGGCAGGAGTTAGGTGAAATGCGGCGGGAGTCAGGTGAAATTCGGAAGGAGTTAGGTGAACATGACCACGAAATGCGGAAGGAGTTAGGTGAACATGACCACGAAATGCGGAAGGAGTTAGGTGACATGCGGCAGGAGTTAGGTGAACATGTCCAGGAAATGCAGAAAGAGTTAGGTGATATGCGAAAGGAGTTAGGTGAACGTGACACTGAAATGCAGAAGGTGTTAGATGAAATGCAGCAGGAGCTAGGTGAACATGACTGTGAAATTCGCAAGGAGTTAGGCGAAATGCTGCAGGAGTTACATAAACATGACCGTGAAATGAAGAAGGAGTTAGGTGAAATGCGGCAGGAGTTAGGTGAACGTGACTGTGAAACGAGGGAGGCGTTAGGTGAAATGCAGCAGGAGTTACGCGAAATGCGGAAGGAGttatatgaaagtgaaatttggCAGGAGTTACGTGAAATTCGGCGGGAGTTACGTGAAGTTCGGCGGGAGTTACCTAAAATGCGGCAGAAGTCACATGAAACTCGGCCCAAGAAGCCTGCTGGCCCCTCTAAGTCCACAAGAGTTCGTCGTGGATCTAGGACCTCAGGGCAGTGATTATAGCTATTTTGCAGAAAACAACTCGAGGTACTATGGCCACTGCTAAATTGGTTGCAGTACCTGCTGCAAGCATCTCTTGAAGATGCTGCTCATAGTGCTGAAAGTATTACCAGAAATGTGAAGGCTGTCTGTAGCTCTCCTGGCTAACCCTCGCTGACCCACCCTGGACAGCCCTGCTCAGTCCCTCCCTGTGCTGCCCTTACCACCCGCCTGCAAAGCCCTCCTGCCTGCCTGGCTTTCCTTCCCCAGGTCTCACTGGTCCATCTGGCCCCTTCGTCCAGCTCACAGCAGGTTTTAAGAAAAAGTTGTttgaacaatggattatctaatataataacaaaagcacaaacagaaaaacaaaataaataaatgggacctcatagaAATTAGAAATTTCTAGTCATCAAAAGATAACCAAAAAAGTTAAGAGACAAGCTTATGACCAGGAgactatctttggaaaccatatatctgacaagaatctaataaccaaaatatgtataaaacttcaacaacttaaaaagaaaaagacaaataacccaatcataaaatgggcaaagtacttgaatagatatctcaccaaagaggacattcaaatagccaccaaacacatgaaaagatgctcagctcattaaccatcagagagatgcaaatcaaaaccacgatgagataccatctcactcacattaggatggctaagattaagaacagaaaataacaaatgttggtgaggatgtggggaaattggaacccttatccattcctggtgggaaagcaaaatggtacagcttttgtggaaaacagtgtggcagttcctcaaaaaactaaaaatagaactaccataaaaaccaaaaccaaacccagtgccgtcgagtcgattcggactcagtgaccctgtaggacagagtagaactgccccatagagtttccaaggagcgcctggtggatttgaactgccgactctttgcttagcagccatagcacttaaccactacaccaccagggtttccagaactaccatatgacccagcaattccactcctaggtatatacccaaaagacttgaaagcaaagactTAAACACAGACTTGTATaccaacgttcactgcagcactattcacaatagccaaaagatagaaacaacctgaatgctcctcaacagaggaatggataaacaaaatgtggtatatacatacaatggaatacagctcagccagtaggagaaatgaagtcttgatacatgctacagtatggatggagctggaagacatttttctgaatgaaataagccagtcacaaaaggacaaatgtcgcatgacttcacttatataaaacaaggaaagggaaatgtatagagaccaaagtttattagaggGATGGGGAAAGGGAGGTAAATGGTGATGGAAggatcacattgattaaggggaTCCTTGCACAGCCTATTATTGTTAAgtactgtcaataagttgtatacccattaaagctgaattggcaaaagttgtatgatagatatgtttacaaaaaaaaaaaaaaaaagattaagtaataactaaagcaggggaaaaaaaagttggttGAAACCAATGAGTGGCTGCCTGAGCCCTCTGTGACAAGTGGGGAGGAGGACAGGGAAGAGGGTGGGCACAGTAGTGGGGCCCAGTCATTACAGGCaggggctgtgagtcagaaggacTCATGCTATGATCTCGGGTCTAAGTGTTTGGGGATCCTCCGCCTGACCTCTTTTCTCTGTAAATGGGGACACTCACTAGTGACCATGTGTTCCCAGGTTAGCAGTGAGGAGTCAGGGCCATTGGGCCTGTGTGCTGCTTATCGGGGCCTAGCGCAGGGTGTTAGCTGGGgccaagtcagctccgactcatgcgCCCTTATTtacagaataaaacgttgcctggtccatTGTCACGGGCACTCCCCGGGGTGGTGGGGGAACACCAGCGAAGGGAGGGCCCCCATCTGCCCTCTACCTCCCCCCCACCAGGCCAAAGCTCCCTGTCTGGGGAGGAGGCTGACTGTGTGCTTGAGGCTGTGGGCAGGGGCTGAGGTCCCAGGAGGCTTCAGGCTCAAGGACTGGGGGCATTTCTGTTGGCCAGTCTCCCTCTCGCTTCTCTGCCAGCTTCTTCAGCCCCTGATGGGTCATAGGAATCAACTCCTGAGTCTTAGAAAGACCACTTCTCTCGGGCGAGCTGTGAGCCCAGAAGGAGGAAATGCGGCACAATGACCCGACTTTGTTCTCCTGGTAGCCCTGTTAACCTGGAGGGGCTCTGCTtccctccagcccctgccccagcaGCAACTGCGAGGGGCAACTATGGGAAGCGTCTTTCCAGACCCTCTTGATGCTCACCCCTTTCCTGCTTGGAGATTCAATCTGGGAGCCGCCAAGAGAACCACACCATTCATCTTCACACCCTTGAGAtcctcctttttatttatttttaaaagtttactttggtgaaaaaaaaaaaaaaaggtaacaaagAACTTGCCAATTTCAGTGTAcaatcagtgacattaattacattcaccatgttgtgcaaccaccaccacacTTCATTTCCCAAAGTTTTTCATGCCCCACCCCAAGCAAAAACTCAGTGCTCTTAAGCTTTGCCTTCCCATATCCCCCTCTCCCACAGTCCTTGGTATCCACTAAAAACCTTGGTCTCTAtgcgtgatggttaagattgtgtgcttggctgggccatgattctcagtgttttggcagttgtataatgttgtgatcacttccctgttgaaattcgatatgtgatcacccccacaatggaatctgctgagtggtaccagtgaggcctgtggcggctcaccactccctcagccttcatctctctgccttccaccgcttccttccttcctgcttgccttgcaaaggttgttggtttgttctggatccagcagctgtctcttgtctgacctctggttcttgggacttgagctagcagcttacctgtccatcttgggattcagtTATCGTCATAGCCTGCAaccaagagtcctgctccccaattggcctatcttgggttcaccagcccctgcagctaagtgactcaggagaaaccttgctgtcttgcctgccaaccttggggattcctcggccgtcacaacctgtgagcaggatcccttgctctccaacctgcttatcttgggttcgacagcttctgcagctccatgaattgggaaaggactctatcctgatccaagggcttgggactttccaaatcctacaatcgcatgagctgtttccttaatataaatctttctatatatatttatacacattactgcttttgcttctctatgcatttgcctattctagatatttcgtataagtgggatcatacaatacctgtccttttgcctctgacttatttcacttgccatactgtttttaaggttcattcatgttgaaGCATGCATTTCTCTCTAAggctgaatactattccattgtatggatagaccaaattgtgcttatccattcatgtgttgttGGACACTTGGATTATTTCCACCATTTGGACATTTTATTCATTGAAATGTTGCAATGCACACTGGTGTACAATATCTGTTTGAGGACCTGCTTTCAATCCTTTTAGGAccatacctaagagtggaataccaaaaaccaacaccaaacctgttgccgttgagtcaattctgactcaagggtGGAATGGATGGGTAGTGTCCATTTTTGGATAGTGGGACTCCCTGGCCTGAGGCACCTGACTCCGAGGGCTGCCCTCTGTCTCCACTGACCCTCAGCCATATCCTTAGCCCAGTGCCCAGCACCCTCCTAGTTCTTTCATACCCTTTTCCTGATTTTCTCCTGTGACCTGTGCCAACCTCCATTGACCCCTCCTTACGCCCCCACTTGGCTTCTTGTTCAGAAAGCACTGTGTGCTGACATCACCAACAGCCTGTGTGGCTCCACCACACTGTTGTCACCATCGTCATGAGCCAGGATGACTGTCATGCCCTCCTAGCTGGTCTCCCTGGCCTTGCCTCTTTCAAGCCATTCTCCATCCAGAAGCCAAAGCctaaataattttctttaaaaaaatgagataacTCCTTGCCTTAAAACCTCATCACCATTGTAAATAAACCCTTCCCGGTAAGGCCCAGATTATTCACTCTGCATATCTCTCCTCCTGGACAAATATTTTTCAGCTACATGCCAACTGCCTCCCCTCTAAGACCTTTGCACACGCTGTTCCCTGTGCCTGGGACTCTATTCCTTGTGTGTGGGACACCCTTCCCCTACATCTTCCTAGGCTGCATTGCCCTTCTTATTCAGGCTTTTCCTCCCTCGATATCCCAGCACCTAAAGGtccctggaaggagccctggtggtgcaaaggttaagtgctcagctgctaacttaaatgtTGGAGGTTTCAACCCAACCCCCAGAAAACCCAatgtggcggttctactctgtcacatggggtcgctatgtcgactatggcaccaaacaacaagtaCACCAACACAGGTCACAGGTGCATAGTAGAAAAAAACTGTTGTggtggagttgattcagactcatgacaaCTCAGGTGTTGAGGGTGCAGAGGAAGGGGTTAGCCCTGGGGATGGGCTGGGGGTTCCTGAGGAGGGGAGACAGAGGCAATCCTGAGGAATTGAGGGAGCACTGGGAGAGACCCAGGGTGCTGTGGGAGGGGCAGGCATGGGGAGCGCCTGGGCCACTCCCTTGAAATGTCTCCCTGGCCCCTACTAGTGACACCTGCTTCTTCAAAGGCTCCTACTCTTGGTGCTTTGCCAAGAGCAGCATCATGGCCTATCAAAATTCCCCCTACCCCATGGAGCCCAAGTGGCTGGACTGCACCTCCCACAGCGGTGCCGCCCCCAAAGCACCACCCAAGCCTGGATCAGCAACTCTCAGGGAGAGATCAATCAGGCAGTGGGGCACCTATCCTGTCCCTGCTGCtgtcccccccacccctgctggtgGGAGCTGTTGCCTTTCACTGAGAGGGGGAACAACCTGAGGGAAAATCTCCCACTGCTGGAGAGGGTGGGGGGTTGCAAGTCACTTGGCACTGCACACACAGATACCTGCAAGCCTCCAAGGTGCGGCTTCCCCTGCTGTGGCTACCCAGAGTCTGGAGCCTCTGCCAGGGGTGCCCCTACTCAGTGAACCCGGGGCTGCAGGTGTCTGGTGCCAGCCTCCAACCCCTCCCTCTGGAGGCATCTGGGGAGAAGGCAGGACTATGGGTGTCACCGGTATGGTGCGGCGGGCTAGCCCTATGGAGTTGGGGGCAGGACGAAGGGCTAGCTACTTGCTGCGAGAGAAGACCTTGCCCAGGGCTACACTGATCCCAGCAGCACCTTCCTTTTCCCGGAACAGCTAGCCTTTCCCACAGCCCAGCCTTCTCTCTTCTCCGTCCCTACCCATAGGCTGGTCAAGGGTGAGGACgtgggggcagggccaagatggcggaatagacagatgcttcctgtgagCCCTCTTaccacaaagacctgaaaaaacaagtgaaacgagtatatttatgataagctaggagccctgaacatcaaaggcaaggttagaaaatgaactgaggggcagggggaggaagagagatctcagaagcagagagaagttacAGACCTGAATCTCCAgacaccctcaggcaccattcccgggaacGGCTGCAGCGGGCAGGcactagcgttcggccacagtttcctcagggagaagaagccagctacaaagcctactcacacctctggaaccagagaagaaaggtgctctcagcaaagctaagtacttgagaaTATTTTACTGTGCACCGCCCCCCTccaaagctggcttcagtggctgatttccctaggcctgagataggccctgttgagcacctagagccattctcccagcatttgagaaggaataaatttgcaattgggggaagagataatttgccacctccactaaccaggggagctcaggacagaagtggctcctgtccaggcataaacagtccgtggactttgagtaactttcccctctgcatggagcggtatgggcctatttcaggagaataggcccttgttggcagactgcaactgtttcagctctgtggtggagaggtgggtgtttggtgtttgacattgctttgcctattaaacaaggtcctcacctacctacatcaggggcctaaggactggtggctccactcaggtcacccagccacgcATGATGGGCgtcaaaagataactggtacctcccaggccttgtaaccaaaaacattgggtgcccatggtccgtctgcagaacccacccacctgtacgctctagggaacagggacacactttcctcagagacactttggggatgtgccttgttcagagtgtgacactctgctgcaatcagatacctgtacctacaccaatcacccctgcccctctaagactgtagggcaaagcctgtaccacacacttgatgatcagctacctgggcacctgagctgaattcatacaagaaaaatgaatggtctcctagactgatatacctgataagagctctagccatctggggacatgATGTCAGAgctcaaaaataatcaagctagcttgctcaagcaacccatttgggcatatcaaaacaaaactaaccaagaagctacaacacagtaagcaaacataaaataaactaatacaataacttatagatggctggaagacaacagtcaatatcaagtcacataaagaaacagaccatgatcacctcaaaaagctctcaaaacaaagaatcaagggaacttctagatgaaaatgccttcctggaattaccagaggcagaatacaaaagattaatacacagagctgttcaagacatcaagaagaaaatcaggcaatatgcagaacaagccaaggaacacacaaataaattagttgaagaaattaaaacgactattcagggacataatgaaaaatttaatgagctggaaaaatccataggtagaaatcagaaattaagaagattaacaataaaattacagaattagataacttgatagaaagtcagaggagcagaatgagcaagtggaaggcagaatttgtgaacttaaagataaaacacttcacaccaatacatttgaagaaaaacgagataaaataattaaaaaaaaatgaagaaaccttaagaatcatgtgggactctatcaagagcaataacctacaagtgactgcagtaccagaacagggagggataacagaaaatactgagagaattgttgaagctttgttggcagaaaatttccctgatattgtgaaagatgagaagatacttatccaagatgctcatcgaactccacataacgtagactttaaaagaaagtcaccaagatatatcatatcaaacttgccaaaaccaaagataatgaaagaattttaagagcagctaaggataaatgaaaagtcacctacaaaggagagccaataagaataagctcaggctactcggcagaaaccatgcaggcaagaacgcaatgggatgacttaaagtttagggaattcataaaaaccaaaccaaaactacaagaaatactaaagggagttctttggctagaaaatcaataatatctggttatcaatccaagactagaacactgggcagagcaaccagaagtcaatccagacagggaaatcacaaaaataaatcaagataaaaaaacactgaaaacagggaaacagtgatgttattatacaaaagaagacaacattaaaacaataaagagggactaggaaatgtagtcatggatcttcctcatggagaggaagacaaggtaatacaaaaaaataaaagttaggtttaaatttagaaaaatggggtaaataataaggtaaccacaaaggagacaaactatcctactcatcaaaataaaatacaagaaaaaaatagagactcagtagaaacaaaatcaacaacaacaaatataagaaaAGGACAATAAATAATCTGctcggcacataaaattaagtgggaaaaagaagctgtcaacaacacacacaaaaaagacataaaatgctagcactaaattcgtacctatccataattacactgaatgtaaatggaataaatgcagagagtggcagaatggataaaaacatgatccgtctatacgctgcctacaagagacacaccttagagacaaaaacaaactaaaactcaaaggatggaaaaaatatatcaagcaaacaacaatcaaaaaagagcaggagtggcagaattaatttctgagaaaatagactttaaagttaaatccatcataaaggataaggaaggaccccatataatgattaaagggacaatataccaagaagatataaccatattaaatatttatgcacccagtgactgGGCTGCAAGGTACACAAAACAaagtctatcagcattgaaaaatgagatagagagctccacaataatagtaggagacttcaacacaccactttcggtgaaggacaggacagaaagaagctcaataaagacatggaagataaatgccacaatcagccagcttgacctcatagacatatacagaacactccacccaacagcaactgagtgtaatagtttcttttctagtgcacatggaacattctccagaatagaccacatattaggccataaagcaaaccttaccagaattcaaaacactgaaatattacaaagtatcttctctgaccataaggccataaaagtagaaatcaataacagaaaaagcagggaaaagaaatcaaacacttggaaactgaacaataccctgctcaaaaaagactggattatagaagacattaaggatggaataaagaaattcatagaatccaatgagaatgaaaacacttcctatcagaacctttgtgatagagtgaaagcagtgctcagaggtcaatttatatcaataaatgtgcacatacaaaaagaagaaagagccaaaatcaaagaattaatcctacaacttgaacaaatagaaagagggcaacaaaagaaaccttcagataccagaagaaaacaaacaataaaaattagagcagaactaaatgaaacagaaaacagaaaaacaagtgaaagaattaacaagaccaaaagctagttctttgaaaaaattggtaaaccactggccaaactgacaaaagaaaaacaggagaggaagcaaataacatgaataagaaatgagatgggcgatattacaacagacctaactgaaattaaaagaatcatatcagatttaatacaaaaaattatactctaacaaattcgaaaacctagaagaaatggatgtatttctagaaacactacctacctaactaatacaaacagaggtagaacaactaaatagacccataataaaagaagagattgaaaaggtaatcaaaaaattcccaagaaaaaaaaagccctggcccagacggattcactgcagagttctaccaaactttcagagcagagttaacaccactactacctaaggtatttcagggcatagaaaacgatggaatactcccaaactcattctatgaagctggcatatccctgataccaaaaccacgtaaagacaccacaaaaaaagaaaattacagacctatatccctcacaaacttagatgcaaaaatcctcaacaaaattctagccaatagaattcaacaacatatcaaaaaaataattcaccatgaccaagtgggattcataccagggatgcaaggatggttcaacactggAAAAACATtacattaatataatccatcatataaacaaaacaaaagacaagaatcacatgattttatcaactgatgcagaaaaggtatttgacaaagttcaacacccattcatgataaaaactctcagcaaaatatgaatagaaggaaaattcctcaacataataaagggcatttatacaaagccaatagccaacatcatcctaaatggagagagcctgaaagcattccctttgagatcgggaattacacaaggatgccctttattaccactcttattcaacactgtgctagaggtcctagccagagcaattagactagataaggaaataaagggcatctagattggcaaggaagaagtagaagtacctctctttgcagatgacatgatcttgtacagagaaaaccctaaggaatcctccagaaaactaccgaaactaatagaagagttcagcagagtaacaggatacaagataaacatacaaaaatcagttggattcatctacaccaacaaaaagaacatcaaagaggaaatcaccaaaccaataccatttacaatagcccccaagaagataaaatacttaggaataaatcttaccagagatgtaaaagacctatacaaagaaaactacaagatgcttctgcaagaaaccaaaagaggcctacataagtggaaaaacataccttgctcatggataggaagacttaacattataaaaatgtctattttaccaaaagcgatctatacatttaatgtaattccgatccaaattccaatgatattttttaatgagatggagaaacaaatcaccaactttgtatgaaagggaaagagaccccagataagtaaagcatttctgaaaaagaagaagaaagtgggaggcctcagtctacctaatttgagaacctattatgctgccacagtagtcaaaacagcctggtgctggtacaacaacagatacatggaccaatggaatgtaattgagaatccagacataaatccatggacatatgagcagttgatatttgagaaaggccctGAAGCACTTAAATGGGGaatagactttttaacaaatggtgctggcataactggatatacttctgcaaaaaatgaaacaagacccgtaccttacagcatgcacaaaaacgaactcaaaaaggatcaaagacctaaatagaaaatctaagacaataaatatcatggaggaaaaaatagggacaatgttaggagccctaatacatggcataaacagtatacaaaacattaccaacaatgcagaagactagataactgggagctcctaaaaaccaaacacctgtgctcatccaaagacttcaccaaaagagtataaaggttacctacagactgggaaaaagtttttagctatgacatttctgaccagcacctgatctctaaaatctacatgatactgcaaagactcaactataaaaagacaaataacccaattaaaaaatgggtaaaagatatgaacagacccttcactaaagaagacattcaggtggctaacagatacttgaggaaatgttcacgaccattagccattagagaaaagca
The sequence above is drawn from the Elephas maximus indicus isolate mEleMax1 chromosome 12, mEleMax1 primary haplotype, whole genome shotgun sequence genome and encodes:
- the LOC126087160 gene encoding golgin subfamily A member 6-like protein 7 isoform X38 is translated as MESGENENSDEHPDSKESESSGPEQDSAHSPTEMQKESGEMQNESSEMQQESGEMRKELGEMRKESGEIRKELGEMRKESGEIRKELGEHDREIRKELGEHDREMRKKLGEHDREIRKELGEHDREIRKELGEHDREIRKELGEMRQELGEMRRESGEIRKELGEHDHEMRKELGEHDHEMRKELGDMRQELGEHVQEMQKELGDMRKELGERDTEMQKVLDEMQQELGEHDCEIRKELGEMLQELHKHDREMKKELGEMRQELGERDCETREALGEMQQELREMRKELYESEIWQELREIRRELREVRRELPKMRQKSHETRPKKPAGPSKSTRVRRGSRTSGQ
- the LOC126087160 gene encoding uncharacterized protein PF3D7_1120000-like isoform X15 translates to MESGENENSDEHPDSKESESSGPEQDSAHSPTEMQKESGEMQNESSEMQQESGEMRKELGEMRKESGEIRKELGEMRKESGEIRKELGEHDREIRKELGEHDREMRKKLGEMGQEFGEMRKDLGEHDREIRKELGEHDREMRKELGEMRQEFGEMRQEFGEMRKDLGEHDREIREELGEHDHEMRKELGEMRQEFGEMRKELGEHDREIRKELGEHDREIRKELGEMRQELGEMRRESGEIRKELGEHDHEMRKELGEHDHEMRKELGDMRQELGEHVQEMQKELGDMRKELGERDTEMQKVLDEMQQELGEHDCEIRKELGEMLQELHKHDREMKKELGEMRQELGERDCETREALGEMQQELREMRKELYESEIWQELREIRRELREVRRELPKMRQKSHETRPKKPAGPSKSTRVRRGSRTSGQ
- the LOC126087160 gene encoding golgin subfamily A member 6-like protein 7 isoform X25; translation: MESGENENSDEHPDSKESESSGPEQDSAHSPTEMQKESGEMQNESSEMQQESGEMRKELGEMRKESGEIRKELGEMRKESGEIRKELGEHDREIRKELGEHDREMRKKLGEMGQEFGEMRKDLGEHDREIRKELGEHDREMRKELGEMRQEFGEMRQEFGEMRKDLGEHDREIRKELGEHDREIRKELGEMRQELGEMRRESGEIRKELGEHDHEMRKELGEHDHEMRKELGDMRQELGEHVQEMQKELGDMRKELGERDTEMQKVLDEMQQELGEHDCEIRKELGEMLQELHKHDREMKKELGEMRQELGERDCETREALGEMQQELREMRKELYESEIWQELREIRRELREVRRELPKMRQKSHETRPKKPAGPSKSTRVRRGSRTSGQ
- the LOC126087160 gene encoding golgin subfamily A member 6-like protein 7 isoform X37; protein product: MESGENENSDEHPDSKESESSGPEQDSAHSPTEMQKESGEMQNESSEMQQESGEMRKELGEMRKESGEIRKELGEMRKESGEIRKELGEHDREIRKELGEHDREMRKKLGEMGQEFGEMRKDLGEHDREIRKELGEHDREIRKELGEMRQELGEMRRESGEIRKELGEHDHEMRKELGEHDHEMRKELGDMRQELGEHVQEMQKELGDMRKELGERDTEMQKVLDEMQQELGEHDCEIRKELGEMLQELHKHDREMKKELGEMRQELGERDCETREALGEMQQELREMRKELYESEIWQELREIRRELREVRRELPKMRQKSHETRPKKPAGPSKSTRVRRGSRTSGQ
- the LOC126087160 gene encoding golgin subfamily A member 6-like protein 7 isoform X42: MESGENENSDEHPDSKESESSGPEQDSAHSPTEMQKESGEMQNESSEMQQESGEMRKELGEMRKESGEIRKELGEMRKESGEIRKELGEHDREIRKELGEHDREMRKKLGEHDREIRKELGEHDREIRKELGEMRQELGEMRRESGEIRKELGEHDHEMRKELGEHDHEMRKELGDMRQELGEHVQEMQKELGDMRKELGERDTEMQKVLDEMQQELGEHDCEIRKELGEMLQELHKHDREMKKELGEMRQELGERDCETREALGEMQQELREMRKELYESEIWQELREIRRELREVRRELPKMRQKSHETRPKKPAGPSKSTRVRRGSRTSGQ
- the LOC126087160 gene encoding golgin subfamily A member 6-like protein 7 isoform X47, which encodes MESGENENSDEHPDSKESESSGPEQDSAHSPTEMQKESGEMQNESSEMQQESGEMRKELGEMRKESGEIRKELGEHDREIRKELGEHDREIRKELGEMRQELGEMRRESGEIRKELGEHDHEMRKELGEHDHEMRKELGDMRQELGEHVQEMQKELGDMRKELGERDTEMQKVLDEMQQELGEHDCEIRKELGEMLQELHKHDREMKKELGEMRQELGERDCETREALGEMQQELREMRKELYESEIWQELREIRRELREVRRELPKMRQKSHETRPKKPAGPSKSTRVRRGSRTSGQ
- the LOC126087160 gene encoding golgin subfamily A member 6-like protein 7 isoform X30, whose product is MESGENENSDEHPDSKESESSGPEQDSAHSPTEMQKESGEMQNESSEMQQESGEMRKELGEMRKESGEIRKELGEMRKESGEIRKELGEHDREIRKELGEHDREMRKKLGEMGQEFGEMRKDLGEHDREIRKELGEHDREMRKELGEMRQEFGEMRQEFGEMRKDLGEHDREIRKELGEMRQELGEMRRESGEIRKELGEHDHEMRKELGEHDHEMRKELGDMRQELGEHVQEMQKELGDMRKELGERDTEMQKVLDEMQQELGEHDCEIRKELGEMLQELHKHDREMKKELGEMRQELGERDCETREALGEMQQELREMRKELYESEIWQELREIRRELREVRRELPKMRQKSHETRPKKPAGPSKSTRVRRGSRTSGQ
- the LOC126087160 gene encoding golgin subfamily A member 6-like protein 7 isoform X46; amino-acid sequence: MESGENENSDEHPDSKESESSGPEQDSAHSPTEMQKESGEMQNESSEMQQESGEMRKELGEMRKESGEIRKELGEMRKESGEIRKELGEHDREIRKELGEMRQELGEMRRESGEIRKELGEHDHEMRKELGEHDHEMRKELGDMRQELGEHVQEMQKELGDMRKELGERDTEMQKVLDEMQQELGEHDCEIRKELGEMLQELHKHDREMKKELGEMRQELGERDCETREALGEMQQELREMRKELYESEIWQELREIRRELREVRRELPKMRQKSHETRPKKPAGPSKSTRVRRGSRTSGQ